A single genomic interval of Lathyrus oleraceus cultivar Zhongwan6 chromosome 7, CAAS_Psat_ZW6_1.0, whole genome shotgun sequence harbors:
- the LOC127108329 gene encoding 18.2 kDa class I heat shock protein-like: MSLIPRFFNGRRSNVYDPFSLDIWDPFKDFPLSTSFPRENSAFVSTRVDWKETPEAHVFKADLPGLKKEEVKVEIEDDRVLQISGERNVEKEDKNDEWHRVERSSGKFMRRFRLPENAKTEQVKASIENGVLTVTVPKEQVKKPHVKSIEISG, from the coding sequence ATGTCTTTGATTCCAAGATTCTTTAATGGCCGAAGGAGCAACGTATACGATCCTTTCTCCCTCGACATCTGGGATCCCTTCAAGGATTTTCCACTTTCTACTTCATTTCCTCGGGAGAATTCTGCGTTTGTGAGCACACGAGTTGACTGGAAGGAGACACCAGAAGCACACGTGTTCAAGGCTGATCTTCCTGGACTGAAAAAGGAGGAAGTGAAGGTTGAGATTGAAGATGACAGAGTTCTTCAGATAAGCGGAGAGAGGAACGTTGAGAAAGAAGATAAGAACGATGAATGGCATCGCGTGGAGCGTAGCAGTGGAAAGTTCATGAGGAGATTCAGGTTACCTGAGAATGCAAAAACTGAACAAGTGAAAGCTTCCATTGAGAATGGTGTTCTCACTGTCACCGTTCCAAAAGAACAAGTTAAGAAGCCTCATGTTAAGTCCATTGAAATCTCTGGTTGA